The sequence GATTGATTTTTTGTCAATAATACTGTAAACAAAATCACACATAGTAATAAAATAAGCGAAAAAATTCCTTCTCCCTTACCAAATAGTAACCACCGATTAGGAAAAACCCTCCAAATAGTCCGTACATTATGAAAAATGGTTTGCTTTTTCGTTAATCCCTTCGCTACAATAATCGATATTTGTTCATCAATTTCTGTATCCGATGGCATTTTCACTTCAAATTTTTCCATGAAAATAAACCTCCATTTCTTTTCTAAGTTGTTTTATTGTCTTATAGTAATTCGTTTTCACAGTTGATTCTGGAATACATTCCATTTCGGCAATTTCCCAAATGTGTAGTCAAGAAAAATTTTATAACGAATAATTTTTTGGACAAGTTCCGGTTTCTTTGCTAAAAGATTTTGAACTACCTCGTAATCTTCTTTAAATTCAAGTGTTAGCTCAACCTCATCTGATCCCTCTTCGTCTACAGTATCAACAAAGTCGATTCGTTGACGTATTTTAAATTCCTTCGAGCGAAAATAATCGATACAGTGATTTGTTGCGATACGATATAACCATGTACGAAAACTTGATTTACTGGGGTCATAGTGCTTAATGGATTGTAACATCCGGATAAAGATTTCTTGGGTGAAATCAAGTGATAGGTGCTCATCCAACATTTGTTTAAAAACAAAAACATAAATTTCACGATAGTATTTTTCAATTAGTTTATTTGCACTTTCCTTGTCAGCATTTTGTACAATTTTTCGAATCCATCTCTTTTCTGCAGTCATCACCATAAACACTCACTTTCCTGATGTCACTTATATATTCGTGATTTGATAGAAATAGTTTTAAAAGATTTAAATCTTTTTGGCTGTTTTCAAAAATGAGCTACGAATTGTGAAGTATGCTTAAAGATGCGCGTCCGAAATAGTGAATAACAACAAAGGTAATAAAGCAATCTTTAAGGAAACAGCCCTTTTATTAAATTTTGACAGAGAAAAAACCGAACACTTTCATGCTCGGTTCAAAATTTTTTATTTTATTTTAAATGAATATACCTTACCAGCTTCAATGCTTTCTGGATTATTGGTAAATCCTAATAAATCACTAACGGTTACTACTAGATAACCTTCTTTGTTTAGCCAATCTAATACTTTGTCAAGTGACTGAGCCGTTGTCGGATATATATCATGCATAAGAATAATCGATCCATCACTTACTTGTCTCTTCACCTGGGCAATAATTTTATTGGCATTGCGGCTCTTCCAATCTTCCGTATCGACCGACCAATTGATTATCGGTCTACCTGCAATTGATTTTACGGTATCATTTAAAGCACCATATGGCGGGCGGACGAGTCCAGCCGGTTTCCCTGTAGCCATTTTTATTTGTTCATCTGTTTTATCTAGCTGACTTTCGATTTGTTTTGGCTTTAGCTTGGTTAATTGTGGATGACTCCAAGAGTGACTCCCAATTTCATGCCCCTCTAAAACCGCTCTTTGTAAAAGATTCGGATAAAACTCAGCTCGATTTCCTAAAACGAAAAATGTTGCATGTGCATGGTGTTTTGCTAATATATCAAGAATCCTTGGTGTAACGGTTGGATGTGGTCCATCATCAAAAGTGAGTGCAACATGTTTTTTCTTAGGATCCAAAACAGCTTTCTTTTTACTTGATACTTTCTTAGTTACACTTGCTTGCACATTTCTATCCTTATTCGTAGTACTTTTCACATACTTATTCAATAATATATCACTTAGTTCACTTTCATCTATAGCGATTTGCCGTTCTTTACCCGATTGGTCACCAGTTTGTTCTGGTGTTAATAAAATAATCAGTTTATTATCTTTTATAAGAAAGTGGTTAAAGTGATCTACTTTTGGCTCAAGTCCCTTTCGTATAGTTTTTTCTTTTGCACTTTTTTTAAAATCTTGATCTTCCATTAGCTTTTCATACGTGAGTTGCGATAATCGAACAAGATAATTGGAATCCTTTTTAAATAAGTCGGATATTGAAAGAAACTTATTAGACTGACGGTCAAAGTTATAAATGATTTTACTTTGTTTCGGAGTTGTGCCTCTTAGATGTTCAGTTTTATTAAATTTCACTGATAAAACTTCAGCTGTATAAGAGAATATTTCAAAATCAATGTGTAATTCATGTGGACCTATTTTATCAGGTGTCAAGTGGGTTTTCGCTTCATGGATAAAGTTCGTTACGGTGTTGGATGTCCATAGTTGCATCTCTTGATCCCACATTTTTTTATTCAAATAGGGGACATGAATGGAATATTGATAGGCCACATTTTCTACGATGGTTGATTGAATATTTAAGCCAGGATAATCTGTGGAGGATTTTGTTTTATTTTGCATTTGTACGGATTTTGTCGCATTATTTACCGACACCGTTTGACAAGCTGTTAGAAAAATGGATATGATTACAATTAAAATAACTTTATACTTGTTCTTCATTTGAATATCTCTCCGGTCTTTAATCTTACTATAATTGTATATGGTTTACGCAAGAAATAAAAGGGCATTTCTAATATACGAACTATTAAAATTATAATTTTATCACTAGGGAAAGTCCTTTTTTTCAGCAGTATTCGACAAGTTGCTACGTTTAATTATAAACGAAATAAATGAGGAAAAGATAGAAAATATTTTTATCTTTATTTGGAGGAGAACTATATTCGGCAAAGATAAAAAAACTCGAGGGACGCCAGATCTTTCAGGAAACCAAGATCCGTAGTTAGTAGAAAAAGCCTTTTTTCGGTTGCGATACAATGCTCGTAGCCTTCCTTGTGCGCTTATGTATATCAGGAATATTTATACTTTCCTATTAGCCAAAAAAATACAAGGCAAAAGATATTACCTTGTACGTACACTGTCTAATGATATTAGACACTATCCTTTTTCTTTTTATGTTTCACATAATAAATAAGTTCTGCAATTAAATTTGAAACAAGCATGAATACATTTCCTTGTACATTATACGTTAGTTGTTGTTCCTCAAAGCTCATTTTATCAATCATTTCATCTTGACTAATTCCCTTGGCTCCATTTGCTTTTCTTCGTTCTTTAAGCTCCTTAATATACGGATATTGTACCGGCAAGAAAAGTAACGATAGCAATACGTAGCCTCCTAGAATCCACAAAAAAAACATCTTCTACTCCCCCTTTTTAAAAATACAAAGCTCAAATTGAGTGGACAACCTACTGTATTCCACCAGTCGTAATTAATTGAATCAATTTCTTAATATGATAATACTTTCCTTTTCTTTTAATTTCATCAGTTAGGGGAACTAATTCATATTCAAAAGAAATGGTTGTATATGTGTCTACTTTGTATCGATAGAGTCCATTTTTATTAAACACGACTCCAGAAGCGACCACAATGGAATCTTCTTTTATTTCTTTAATTCGGTCAATCGAAAAGATATACGAATTCCCCATACCTTTCGTCACTTCTTTAATTCCAACTTCATCGTCCACTTGTAAAGAAAGAAGCCAATCTTCCCGCTTTATTCCGCTCAATCTCTTCCCTCAATTCGTATCCTTACCTTTTTATAGATGCTGCCATTCTTATAAACGTATGCCGACGTCCTCGGATAGCTACTGAGTATGCCATAATATTTTCGGGCACTGCTATTCCGTTAAATCCAGCATCCCCAATATGATGAATATCTGCACCGGCCATTTTATTATGGAGTGCTATTTGTTTCACTGTTTGTTCGTCTGCTCCTTCTTGACTCGTGCCAATCGTTGTCATAACAAGTGATTCTGCTTTTTGTCCTACTTCAATAAGTCTTGCCGTTTTATCCAATGTCATACCGGGAACTGTCCCAACGCCAAAAAGTAAAACAACATCTGCACCCGCTTCGACAAATTCACGGACAACCCCTTCAGATACAATTTGATTACCAGTTTCTCCGTTAACCCCTGCTCCATGCATTTTTCCGGCAATAATCATTATATTATCAGAGAAAACTCCTTTTGCTGTTTGAATTGCTTTAACAATTTCCTGATTAGTTACACCTGTTTTGGGGTTTCGGTCAAGCAAATAAAGTCGACATCCAGCTCTATTGCTTTTTGTAACGTGCTTTTCGTTGCGATTCTTCCCTCAGGTAAATTTTGTAGCGTTTCAATCGTTTTTGCCTCTAAATCGACTGGCTCAAGATTAATCCCAACTGGTCGACCTAATAGTTCTTTTAGTCTTTGTATGATTTCTTCTTGTGCTACTCCCTCTAATCCTTCAATTGTTGGATTATTCACGTCAAACATATTTAATAAAACAAGGTCTGCCCCAAACGCTGCAACATATTCAGCATTCGTTAAACCTGGATAAAGGGGAGTAGCTGTACAAACCACTTCACTAAAGCATCGTTCTTCCCTCTGAAGCTGCAATGAAAGCTTTTAATTCAGAGCCTGTCATTTTTGCAAAGTCTGAAGCAACACAGTTCAAAATCCGTTTCAATATTGACATCTCCTTATAATGCATATACTAGGAAAATGATAAAATTGTCTTCTTGTGATTTTTATACCTTCAATTAAATTTTAACCTATTTTGAAACCGTATACAAAGCATCCGTTCAGGAAATGTCTTTTTAAAAGTTAAAAAATCGCATCATACAGATTACTAATGAGACGACCCAGTCCTCGGATTAACCAAAACAATAATCGAAATGGCCAGACAATCACTTCTGGAATCCAGAATAAAACATCGAGTATAAAATCTAGGAGAGTATACCGGTCATTTTCTTTGTAGAGCTTTCTTCGTGCTTCTCTCTTCTTGCGCCAGCGTTTCATCTATCGCCTCATCCTTCCTACAATCTTAAGGATTATAATTAATCATACGAATAAGAAATCATAAAGTTTCTAGTATTTTTCACATGATTTAAAGAAAACTCATGTCTCGAGCCTTTAGGCAAGCAAGAAACTAGGATTCGCCGAAAAGGCCTTTTTTCGGCTGCGATGTAATGCTGCTAGAGCTTCTTATGCTGCGTATTAGAAATTAGAAATTTATACTTTCCTATTAGCCAAGGAAAACGAACAAAAGGGAAAGTTCGTTTCACAGAGGAAGAAATTATTTGTCTTTAACTATGTTGTCCGATTCTTTAGCTTTAAGGTATATGTTTGGGAAGAATGACATCTCCAAGCAGCGATAAAATCCAAGTTTAACTTTACCAAGATATATTTTAAAAAAGGGGCAGTTCATAAAGTGGATATCCACAAAAATGCGATAATTAAGAATGCTGATCTATCAAGGTTTTGAAACATGAAAAGGGGCATCCGAAAATCAAAAATACGACTTTCTGGACAGCCCCCTTCAAAATAGAATGTATAACATTAAAGACAAGACATTGATTTAACAAATTTTTGGTGCCATCACCTATCTTTAATTTTCAAAGTAAAAGATTGCTTTCTTATAAGTCGGGGCATCTTCAATGATGTTCGGTTTCCATTGCTTCACGTTTTGTTCTGTGTACTGTGCCATGTGGATGTTGCGGTGGAGCATAAATGGAATAAAGCTTCAATGGTCCATTTCCAGTATTTGTAACATTATGCCAGGTTCCTGCAGGGATAAATATAGCAGAATCATCCCCTATCCTTCTTACAAAGTTCAAGTTATTTTTTGTTTTACCCATTCGTACAATTCCTTGCCCTTGTTCAACACGCAAAAACTGGTCAAGGTGCGGATGAATTTCTAACCCAATATCTTCACCAACTTTTAGACTCATCAACGTTAACTGCAAGTGTTTTCCTGTCCATAATGCCGTTCGAAATGTGTTGTTTTGCTTTGTCGCTTGATTAATATTTACAACATACGGTTCTGGTCCATAATCTTTTAATCTAATTGGTACACGGTCCTCTTCACGGAAAAAAGCCTGTTGTTGATACGGGTACACACCATAAGTAGGTGCAATACTATATGCTGGTACATTTACATAGCATGGAGATGGGCATACTAAAGGAACATAAAAATACATTTTCTAATCCCTCCTCATCATTTATCAACCATATCTTATTCATTGTTTAGGGAAAATGTAATACATTCGTTGGATCGTTTTCTATAAAACTAGTGTGACAAGTCTAGAAAAAGATACGAGAACAAAGCACACTTCTTTGCCCCTGAAAGTAAAATTCGAATTCGCTAATATGAATAACACAACGGACAACCTTCGTATGAATGAGCTTGTCCGTTATTTATTGATTGATTATTTAGATGTGGATGTGGCACTTGATCACTTCAATTCGATTATTCATGAGTTGAGCATTTATACCCGCTCTAGGTGACCTCTTCCTCCTTTTTAACCGCGAATCGGGCATCTACACTAGTAAAACATCCCTTTTTCCATGGTAGCCCAATAAAGAAAACTCAGGTACGCTCGATACTTTAGTTTGCTTGATAAAAAAGAGAATTTTTCGGCTTTGATGCAATGCTGCTAGAGCCTTCCTTGTGCGCTTATGCATATAGGAAAGTGAAAATTGGAAGATTTTCACTTTCCTATTAGCTAAAAAAACCGGACTATAACACCCGGTTTCCACTTGAATAATTAATTGTTTTTCTTATTTCACAAAAGCTGTTTCCACTAATCCATCAAATGCAGGCTTTTTTTTCAAAAACTCCAATTCATATGAAGATTGGCCGAATTCTTTAAGAACTTCTTCATCAATTTCTGTTGTATACGTAATACGTGACATTGCTTTCTCTACAATTTTTTGATCCATTTCTTGATTTGTTAATTCTTTAATCGAGTTCACTGCAATATCAAGGGCCTCTTTCGCGTTGTTATTAATAAAATCAACCGCTTTTTCATGTGCTTTTAAAAGATCTTCCACGACTTCTTGATTTTCTTTAATTAATTTCCCATTTGCCACAAATACGGTGTTAGGCAGTGTTTCACCATAAGCAATGTCTTCTGTGCTAATAATTACTTTTGCGCCATTTTCAACAAGAATCGATGCCCATGGCTCAGGAACAGCTGCTAAATCTACTTTACCGGATTCAAACATTGCTTGGTAAGATGCTGGATTTCCCGTTACATGGGATAAAGTCCCACCAATTCGCGAAGAAGTTAATTCTTTATTTCCTAATTGTTGTAAATAGGTTTCGAATTGAACATCATGTGTGCAACCAATCCCTGGTGTAATAAAGGTTTTGCCTGCAATTTCATCTACACTCGTTATTCCACTTTTTTCACTCGCTACAACAACGGTTCCACCAGACGAAGCACCCGCGATGACTTTTACATCTGCACCATTCGAGAAGTTATTCATTACAGGTCCAGGGCCGACTAGACCAGCATCAATTTCTCCAGATTTTAAAGCGGTCATAAACGTGCCACCATCTGGGAATGTTTTATATTCAATTTCTACATTATCACCAAGTGCCGCTTCATAATACCCTTTCTCCCGAGCAACCATTGCCGGAACGTGATCAATATTTGGAAAATAGCCAATAACAATTTTTTCCTTTTTTGAATTAGATGGGGAAGAAGAACCGCTTGACCCTTCACTTCCACATGCTGATAAACCAAACAGCACAAATAGTAATGCAATTGATAAAAACCATCTCTTCATTCTAAACACTCCTCTTTGTAAATTTGTTTTGCAATCATCCCCAACTTATAGAAACTTGGACTTCTACGGGAAATTTAAGTATTTTGTTCAAGTCCCCATTTGGTCCGCACTTGTTTTTCAATTCGTTGGAAGAATAATAAATCGACTGTAACACCGATCACACCAATGACAACCATTATTCCCATAACCATATCCATACGCCCGAAATCAGAAGCATATTTCAATGTATATCCTAGCCCTGGCCCTGTACTTAATAATTCACCAGCCATTAATGCACGCCACGAAAATGCCCAAGCAAGACGAGTTCCGGTAACGATATATGGGATGGATGCCGGCAAAATAACACGGAAAAACATGTCTATTCCACTTGATCCCATCGTTTGCGCGGCCTTTATAAAGATAGGTGAGACATTTTTAATTCCTGTTCGGACATTAATTGTCATCACAATGGCACCACCAAGAACGACAATAAAAATAACGGATTTCTCATTCAACCCAAACCACATAATCGCAAGGGGCAACCAGACAATACTTGGTATGCTTTGAAGTGCTAAAATTAAAGAACCAAGTGTCTCATCTGCTGTTTTCGATTTAGCGAGAAAAATTCCTAATAACAAGCCAATCAATAACGCTAGCACGAGCCCGATTGCTAACCGCATAAAACTTGCACCTAAATCTCGCGGCAACGTCCCGTCCATGAACGCTTCTTTTAAACTTAAGAAAACATCTGATGGTGCCGGCATTAAAACTGCAGGAATAGCAAATAAGCGAACAATCAACTCCCAAATAATGAATAGAAGACTAAAAAATAGGAATCTCTTAGTTGCTAACTGCATAGTTTTGTTCCTCTTCTTCCACTTTATCTATTTCTGTTTTTAATAAATTCATAATTTGTGCCTCATATTCAGCCATCTGTTTCAAATAGGTTTCCCGTGGACGTTCTAGGTTGATTGCGAAATTTTGTAAAACTCGACCAGGATGGGTGCCCATCACGATAATTCGGTCTGATAATTTAACTGCTTCCTGAATACTATGAGTTACAAAAATTATGGTCTTTTTCTCCTTTAACCAAATTGTTTCCAATTCCTGTTGCAGACGCATTCTTGTTTGCTCATCTAGTGCACCAAATGGTTCATCCATTAATAATACGCGTGGATTCATCGCAAGGGCTCGTGCAATCGATACTCTTTGCTGCATACCTCCTGACAGTTCATGAGGATGATGATTGACGTATTGGCTGAGTTGAACGAGTTTTAAATATTTATGGGCAACTTCCCGTGCTTGAGTCTTTGGCATTTCCTTTTTAAGTGGGAACAAAATATTTTCTTCTACTGTTAGCCAGGGAAATAAAGCTGCTTCTTGAAAGACCATCCCACGATCTTTTCCTGGTTTAATTATTTTTTGATTGTCCAAATAGACGTTTCCCTCATTTGGCTGATTAAGGCCCGCTAAAATTGAAAGCAACGTCGATTTACCACATCCAGATGGACCTAATAAGGATACAAACTCCCCTTCTTTAACTGTTAAATTTATTTCACTTAAAACATGTTCTTTCCGACCATATTTTTCAAAACTTTTATTCACATTCTTTATTGTGAGGAACAAATGATTTCACATCCCTTTTTCTAAGTAAATAATTCCGATAAGAATAATATGATTTATAGTTACATAATATTTAATTTTTAGAAAATGTCAAGTAATTCATTTTCGGATCGAGTAAGTATGTTCATTACTCACCTTGTGTATCATTGTTATTTTAAGTATACTAATTTTATAGGAATTATATGTTTAAAGGAGAGAAAGTGAGACGGCAAATGAAAATTTATCACTCAATTTTAGAATTGATTGGCCATACACCAATTGTAAAATTAAATAAATTACCCGATAAAAAGGGGGCAAATGTTTATATGAAATTAGAATCTTTTAATCCTGGAGGTAGTGTAAAAGATCGGGCTTCATTAAAGATGATTGAACGTGCAGAAGCTGATGGAAAATTAATCCCAGGAAAGAGTACGATTATTGAACCCACTTCAGGAAATACTGGGATTGGACTTGCGATGGTAAGTGCTGCAAAAGGGTATCGTTGTATTATGACGATGCCGGATAATGCGACAGAGGAAAGAGTTCGGATTTTAAAAGCATACGGTGCAGAAGTGTATTTAACACCCGCTAATCTTCGTATGCAAGGGGCAATAGATGAAGCGAATCGACTAGCTCGTAATATCCTAAACAGTTTTATTCCGATGCAGTTTGAAAATACTGCTAACCCTGATGCACATCGGGAGACAACTGCTGTTGAAATCCTAGATGCTTTCGAAGGGCAACTTGATACATTTGTATTAACAGCTGGTACGGGTGGAACAGTGACAGGTACAGGTGAAGTATTGAAGAAACATATACCCCAGTTAAAAATTTATGTCGTTGAACCAAAAGGATCTCCTGTTATTTCAGGTGGTGAGCCAGGTCCACATAAAATCCCAGGGACAGGTCCGGGATTTGTTCCAAAAATTTTAAATCGCGAAATCATTGACGACATCCTTCATATTGATGATCATGATGCGCAAATTATGGCACGACGACTTGCTGCAGATGAAGGGATTTTTGTTGGTGCATCCAGTGCGGCATCTGCCCATTTTGCTATCCAGATTGCTAAAAACCTTCCACAAGGAGCAAATGTCCTTTGTCTAGCTCCGGATACAGGAGAGAGATATTTGTCATCCGATTTATTTGTTGATTAAGGTAAATGTATTACTGGAGAAGAGAAATGTAATCAATGAGAAATAAGTCGCTGCAAATGACGAATCCCAGTCAATGGAAAAAATAAATTCAATTGATGCACCTCAGTCAACGATAGAAATAGATTCAATTGATGCATCTCAGTCAACAGGAAAAACCGAACAATAAACGCTCAAGTTAGAGCCACTGTCTAGTTCGGTTTTTGCAATTGCCATTTCAACCAATATCTAGTTTTCTTTTAAAAACGCACCAATATATTCGTAAATCTCTTTTATATCTTCTGAAGCGCTCATTAAACTAAAAAGATTAAGAAAACCATGAATCAATCCTTCTTCACGTACGAGCCGAACTGCTACTCCTGATTCTTTTAATTTATTCGCATATAGCTCTCCTTCATCCCGTAACGGGTCATATTCAGCTGTAATAATTAAAGCTTTCGGCAAGCCACTTAAATTCGGAGCATATAGCGGTGCAGCGTATGGATGTTTTCGGTATGTTTCATCTTGAATATACAGTTGATGGAAAAGACCCATTGTGTCGGTTGTTAAAAAGTAACCTGTTCCGTTTTCTTTATAGGAAGGATATTTCTCAGGCTCAAAAGCATCGGTTACCGGATAAATTAAAAGTTGTTTTGAAATAGCTAAACCACCTTGTTCTTTTGCCATTAAACAGACGACCGTTGCTAAATTTCCTCCTGCACTATCACCAGCAACACTAAGTCGTGTTTGATCACCACCAAGTTTTGCTACATTTTCATATACCCATTTTGCAGCTGCATAACAATCATTGGGCGCTGCTGGAAATGGATGTTCAGGTGCTAATCGATAGTCAACAGCGACGACAATCTGTTGTGACGCATTAACAATCCTTCTACACACTGAATCATGCGTCTCTAAATCACCGTAAACAAATCCTCCCCCATGGAAATACACAACAATCGGTAACGGACCTTTTCCTTCTGGTGTGTAAATTCGGATTGGTATTTCACTTTCTGGTCCTGGAATAACTCGATTTTCCACTTGAAAAACAGGTTCAGATTCACCGGTTAAAACACTTGCCCTAGCCCGATTATCCTCTAATGTCGGAGTATAGTCCTCTGGATACATAGGTAAAAGATTTTCTAAAAAAAAGTTCATTTTCGTATGTAAGTTTGCCAACTACAATTCCCCCTTATTTTTAAATAAAACTTAATCTAAATATCCTAGTAAAGTTAAGTTCTAATATTAGATGTCTATTACTTTATATTTAAATACTCCGGCCAACATAATCATCAATCTTTAGTTTTACTAGTTTTCTTCTAAAAGAAAAAGTATATCCAGGCCATAGTGTTGAGTTTCTTCCTGTTTTATCTAAATACCAACTCGAGCAACCGCCTGCTGTCCAAACCGTTCCTTTCATCGCTCGATCAGTTTCATAAACAAAACGATTTTGTGCTTTCCTATGTGGTTCAATGATATCTAGTTTGTTTTGTTTCATATATTTTATTGTTTTTAGCATATGTTCAATTTGCGCTTCCATCATGTAAATGACCGATGAATGACCTAAACCTGTATTAGGACCTTGTAGAAGAAATAGATTTGGAAATCCGGTTATCGTTGTGCCCATATAGGCTTTCGGACTCCCTTTCCACTCTTCTGAAAGTGAATGTCCTTCTCTACCGAAAATATAGTGAGCAAAAGGAAGGTCCGTCACTTGAAAACCTGTACCAAAAATAATTGCGTCTACTTCATATTTGTTACCCAAACAATCAACAATTGCATTTTCCTCTACTTCAGCAATTCCATTCGTATGAACCTCTACATTCGGTTGCGCAAGAGCTGGATAATACGTATCCGAAAGTAAAATTCGTTTGCAGCCAAGTCGATAGTTCGGGGTAAGCTTTTCTCTTAAATCAGGATCCTTTATTGATTTATGCATATGCTTTAATGCTATTTTCTCAACAGATTTTAATCGTTTTGGATGAAGGAACGCAAATAGTCTTAGTTCTAACAAAGAATAAATTTTTAACCTCGTTAACTTTTGAACTAGAGGATACTGTTGATACAATCCTCTTTTAAAACTACTGATTGCGTTATCCATTCGTGGAATGACCCATGGTGGAGTTCTTTGAAAGATCGTTAATGAAGATACTTCTCGTTGAATTTCTGGAATGAACTGAATAGCTGATGCACCGGTACCAATTACGGCAACTTTTTTCCCTTTTGGATTAAAATCTTTCGGCCATCTTGCTGAATGAAAGTGCTCCCCTTGAAATTTTTCCATACCTTTGATTTTGGGAATCAATGGATCACTGAGTGTCCCAAATGCACCAACAATAATTTTTCCATAATATAAACCTTTTGAAGTTGTTACATTCCATAATCCTTCTGAGTCAACCCATT comes from Bacillus andreraoultii and encodes:
- a CDS encoding RNA polymerase sigma factor yields the protein MVMTAEKRWIRKIVQNADKESANKLIEKYYREIYVFVFKQMLDEHLSLDFTQEIFIRMLQSIKHYDPSKSSFRTWLYRIATNHCIDYFRSKEFKIRQRIDFVDTVDEEGSDEVELTLEFKEDYEVVQNLLAKKPELVQKIIRYKIFLDYTFGKLPKWNVFQNQL
- a CDS encoding polysaccharide deacetylase family protein translates to MKNKYKVILIVIISIFLTACQTVSVNNATKSVQMQNKTKSSTDYPGLNIQSTIVENVAYQYSIHVPYLNKKMWDQEMQLWTSNTVTNFIHEAKTHLTPDKIGPHELHIDFEIFSYTAEVLSVKFNKTEHLRGTTPKQSKIIYNFDRQSNKFLSISDLFKKDSNYLVRLSQLTYEKLMEDQDFKKSAKEKTIRKGLEPKVDHFNHFLIKDNKLIILLTPEQTGDQSGKERQIAIDESELSDILLNKYVKSTTNKDRNVQASVTKKVSSKKKAVLDPKKKHVALTFDDGPHPTVTPRILDILAKHHAHATFFVLGNRAEFYPNLLQRAVLEGHEIGSHSWSHPQLTKLKPKQIESQLDKTDEQIKMATGKPAGLVRPPYGALNDTVKSIAGRPIINWSVDTEDWKSRNANKIIAQVKRQVSDGSIILMHDIYPTTAQSLDKVLDWLNKEGYLVVTVSDLLGFTNNPESIEAGKVYSFKIK
- a CDS encoding DUF3949 domain-containing protein; translated protein: MLSLLFLPVQYPYIKELKERRKANGAKGISQDEMIDKMSFEEQQLTYNVQGNVFMLVSNLIAELIYYVKHKKKKDSV
- a CDS encoding cupin domain-containing protein; its protein translation is MYFYVPLVCPSPCYVNVPAYSIAPTYGVYPYQQQAFFREEDRVPIRLKDYGPEPYVVNINQATKQNNTFRTALWTGKHLQLTLMSLKVGEDIGLEIHPHLDQFLRVEQGQGIVRMGKTKNNLNFVRRIGDDSAIFIPAGTWHNVTNTGNGPLKLYSIYAPPQHPHGTVHRTKREAMETEHH
- a CDS encoding ABC transporter substrate-binding protein, coding for MKRWFLSIALLFVLFGLSACGSEGSSGSSSPSNSKKEKIVIGYFPNIDHVPAMVAREKGYYEAALGDNVEIEYKTFPDGGTFMTALKSGEIDAGLVGPGPVMNNFSNGADVKVIAGASSGGTVVVASEKSGITSVDEIAGKTFITPGIGCTHDVQFETYLQQLGNKELTSSRIGGTLSHVTGNPASYQAMFESGKVDLAAVPEPWASILVENGAKVIISTEDIAYGETLPNTVFVANGKLIKENQEVVEDLLKAHEKAVDFINNNAKEALDIAVNSIKELTNQEMDQKIVEKAMSRITYTTEIDEEVLKEFGQSSYELEFLKKKPAFDGLVETAFVK
- a CDS encoding ABC transporter permease, coding for MQLATKRFLFFSLLFIIWELIVRLFAIPAVLMPAPSDVFLSLKEAFMDGTLPRDLGASFMRLAIGLVLALLIGLLLGIFLAKSKTADETLGSLILALQSIPSIVWLPLAIMWFGLNEKSVIFIVVLGGAIVMTINVRTGIKNVSPIFIKAAQTMGSSGIDMFFRVILPASIPYIVTGTRLAWAFSWRALMAGELLSTGPGLGYTLKYASDFGRMDMVMGIMVVIGVIGVTVDLLFFQRIEKQVRTKWGLEQNT
- a CDS encoding ABC transporter ATP-binding protein, with protein sequence MFLTIKNVNKSFEKYGRKEHVLSEINLTVKEGEFVSLLGPSGCGKSTLLSILAGLNQPNEGNVYLDNQKIIKPGKDRGMVFQEAALFPWLTVEENILFPLKKEMPKTQAREVAHKYLKLVQLSQYVNHHPHELSGGMQQRVSIARALAMNPRVLLMDEPFGALDEQTRMRLQQELETIWLKEKKTIIFVTHSIQEAVKLSDRIIVMGTHPGRVLQNFAINLERPRETYLKQMAEYEAQIMNLLKTEIDKVEEEEQNYAVSN
- the cysK gene encoding cysteine synthase A — protein: MKIYHSILELIGHTPIVKLNKLPDKKGANVYMKLESFNPGGSVKDRASLKMIERAEADGKLIPGKSTIIEPTSGNTGIGLAMVSAAKGYRCIMTMPDNATEERVRILKAYGAEVYLTPANLRMQGAIDEANRLARNILNSFIPMQFENTANPDAHRETTAVEILDAFEGQLDTFVLTAGTGGTVTGTGEVLKKHIPQLKIYVVEPKGSPVISGGEPGPHKIPGTGPGFVPKILNREIIDDILHIDDHDAQIMARRLAADEGIFVGASSAASAHFAIQIAKNLPQGANVLCLAPDTGERYLSSDLFVD
- a CDS encoding alpha/beta hydrolase; the encoded protein is MANLHTKMNFFLENLLPMYPEDYTPTLEDNRARASVLTGESEPVFQVENRVIPGPESEIPIRIYTPEGKGPLPIVVYFHGGGFVYGDLETHDSVCRRIVNASQQIVVAVDYRLAPEHPFPAAPNDCYAAAKWVYENVAKLGGDQTRLSVAGDSAGGNLATVVCLMAKEQGGLAISKQLLIYPVTDAFEPEKYPSYKENGTGYFLTTDTMGLFHQLYIQDETYRKHPYAAPLYAPNLSGLPKALIITAEYDPLRDEGELYANKLKESGVAVRLVREEGLIHGFLNLFSLMSASEDIKEIYEYIGAFLKEN